Within the Agromyces ramosus genome, the region TCGACAGCGGCAGGATGACGCGCAGGAAGATCTGCCAGCGGTTCGCGCCATCGAGCAGCGCCGCCTCCTCGAGCTCGGTCGGCAGGCTGAGGAAGAACTGCCGCATGAAGAACACGCCGAACGCGGATGCCGCGGTCGGGATGATGATCGCGATGAGCGAGTTCAGCCAGCCGAGGTTTCCGACGATGAGGTAGTTCGGGATGATGAGGATCACCGGTGGGATCAGGAGGGTCGCGATCACGACGCTGAACACCACTCCGCGACCGCGGAACGTCATGCGCGCGAGCGGGTAGGCCGCGAGCGACGCGGTCACGACCACGAGCAGCGAGTGCAGCACCGCGGCGATGAGGCTGTTCGAGAACCAGATCAGCACCGGCGTGCCGCTCGCGGTGAGGATCGTCTCGTACGCCTGCGTCGTGAAGGGGTCGGGAATCCAGGTCGGCGGGATGCCCGCGGCATCGGCTCGCGTCTTGAACGACGTCACGATCATGAACAGCACGGGGCTGATGTAG harbors:
- a CDS encoding carbohydrate ABC transporter permease, with product MTALTGLATEADTAVATGRPSDARAGGRRRTWVQVIRYILLGVLALLYISPVLFMIVTSFKTRADAAGIPPTWIPDPFTTQAYETILTASGTPVLIWFSNSLIAAVLHSLLVVVTASLAAYPLARMTFRGRGVVFSVVIATLLIPPVILIIPNYLIVGNLGWLNSLIAIIIPTAASAFGVFFMRQFFLSLPTELEEAALLDGANRWQIFLRVILPLSKPALATLALLAFLTNWNDFLWPVYVLFSADVQTLPSGLGTLQSANAVRYDLLMAGAVIASVPVLLLFVFLQRFIIEGVSRSGLKG